A genomic segment from Methanoplanus limicola DSM 2279 encodes:
- a CDS encoding H/ACA ribonucleoprotein complex subunit GAR1, with translation MIFLKLAGNVQFIQSEHLLVINCDAAQLPRLYSDVVDRRQKPVGKLVEIYGNIKKPYATVSCRSTKNRIAGEKLYTK, from the coding sequence ATGATTTTTTTGAAGTTGGCAGGCAATGTACAATTTATTCAAAGTGAGCATCTTTTGGTAATAAACTGTGATGCGGCTCAGCTTCCACGTCTCTATTCAGATGTTGTTGACAGGAGACAAAAACCTGTCGGTAAACTGGTTGAGATATACGGGAATATAAAAAAGCCTTATGCGACTGTCAGCTGCAGGAGCACAAAGAATCGCATAGCCGGTGAAAAACTCTACACAAAATAA
- a CDS encoding histidinol phosphate phosphatase domain-containing protein has translation MYDLHTHTVFSDGELLPSELVRRASVLGYRTIGITDHVDASNISSVLSSLLEVIGSSSLYGVNVIAGVEITHVPPGEIARLAGRARDEGAGVVIVHGETVTEPVCPGTNLAACSCPDVDVLAHPGFITENEGLLAAENGVAVEITSRGGHNRTNGHVLKVAELCGCRIVVDSDAHGPGDLMDSYARRAVAMGAGMDEKTSNSILSMENISWLF, from the coding sequence ATGTACGACCTTCATACCCACACTGTTTTTTCAGACGGGGAGCTTTTACCTTCCGAACTTGTGAGGAGAGCTTCTGTTCTGGGCTACAGGACAATAGGTATTACGGACCATGTGGATGCCTCTAATATCTCTTCTGTACTCTCGTCTCTCCTTGAGGTTATCGGTTCATCGTCTCTTTATGGCGTGAATGTGATTGCCGGAGTTGAGATTACCCATGTTCCTCCCGGTGAGATTGCACGGCTTGCAGGGCGGGCAAGGGATGAGGGTGCAGGGGTTGTTATTGTGCATGGCGAAACTGTCACTGAGCCGGTCTGCCCAGGGACTAATCTGGCTGCATGCAGCTGTCCTGATGTTGATGTCTTAGCTCATCCTGGCTTTATAACTGAAAATGAGGGCCTTCTGGCGGCTGAGAACGGTGTTGCCGTTGAGATTACGTCAAGGGGCGGACATAACCGGACAAACGGTCATGTTTTAAAGGTTGCAGAGTTATGCGGCTGCCGGATTGTTGTGGACTCCGATGCACACGGGCCGGGGGATCTGATGGATTCATACGCGCGAAGGGCGGTTGCCATGGGTGCCGGGATGGATGAAAAAACTTCAAATAGTATATTATCTATGGAAAATATCAGCTGGCTGTTCTGA
- a CDS encoding signal recognition particle subunit SRP19/SEC65 family protein, producing the protein MKKELVIYPCYFDQKLKRSEGRRVPKDLAVQSPDLNLIVSAVKKAGLNPVVEEKSHPAFWLEKKGRVRVKYLGPKEELLKKIAAGIGAK; encoded by the coding sequence ATGAAAAAAGAGCTGGTCATTTATCCCTGTTATTTTGATCAGAAACTGAAGCGCAGTGAGGGTAGGCGCGTGCCGAAAGATCTTGCAGTCCAGTCTCCTGATCTGAATTTGATAGTTTCTGCGGTGAAAAAAGCCGGTTTAAATCCGGTTGTCGAGGAGAAGAGCCATCCTGCGTTCTGGCTGGAGAAGAAGGGCCGGGTTCGTGTAAAATATTTGGGGCCTAAAGAGGAACTTTTAAAGAAGATAGCTGCCGGGATCGGGGCAAAATAA
- the hypB gene encoding hydrogenase nickel incorporation protein HypB: MHHIDVSIEKDVFDANNKLAHKNFHRLKENNIRAIDLLGAIGSGKTALIEKIVPELKKRGIRAGAIAGDVWGDDDFKRIVDTGIPAVNANTGKECHLDAHLVEHSIEKLPLEDIDILFIENVGNMVCPTDFQLGAEKRVVVVSTTEGDDVVNKHPMMFRNGNIAVINKTDLADYVDCNISRMEDDIHKYNPVMPVFRTNMKTGDGIAELTDEILR, encoded by the coding sequence ATGCATCATATTGACGTAAGCATCGAAAAAGACGTATTCGATGCTAACAACAAACTTGCACATAAGAACTTCCACAGGTTAAAGGAGAACAATATAAGAGCCATAGACCTTCTTGGTGCAATAGGATCAGGAAAAACAGCCCTCATAGAAAAAATTGTCCCTGAACTGAAGAAGAGAGGCATAAGAGCCGGAGCAATAGCAGGGGATGTCTGGGGAGACGACGACTTCAAAAGGATTGTCGATACCGGAATTCCGGCTGTAAACGCAAACACAGGAAAAGAATGCCACCTGGACGCACATCTGGTGGAGCATTCAATTGAGAAACTTCCGCTTGAGGATATTGACATACTATTTATAGAAAATGTAGGCAACATGGTCTGCCCGACTGACTTTCAGCTGGGCGCAGAGAAGAGAGTCGTTGTGGTGAGCACAACCGAAGGCGATGATGTCGTAAATAAGCACCCGATGATGTTTAGAAACGGCAATATTGCGGTTATAAACAAGACAGATCTCGCAGATTACGTGGATTGTAACATCTCAAGAATGGAGGACGACATCCACAAATATAACCCGGTAATGCCCGTATTCAGAACCAATATGAAAACCGGAGACGGAATAGCCGAACTTACAGATGAGATACTCCGGTAA
- a CDS encoding 30S ribosomal protein S8e has protein sequence MLWQGKSVRTETGGRVHLSRKKRRVEIGRAPAETVIGEVRNKKIRTFGGNQKIRSLRANIANVADPKTGVTKKAEIQTVEENAANPNYVRRNLLTKGAVIRTELGRAKVVSRPGQDGVVNAVLIE, from the coding sequence ATGCTCTGGCAAGGTAAATCAGTAAGGACAGAGACAGGAGGACGTGTCCACCTCTCACGCAAGAAGAGAAGAGTAGAAATCGGAAGAGCACCGGCAGAGACCGTAATCGGTGAAGTACGCAACAAAAAAATCAGGACATTTGGCGGAAACCAGAAGATCCGTTCACTCAGGGCAAACATTGCAAATGTTGCAGATCCAAAGACAGGCGTAACAAAGAAAGCTGAGATCCAGACAGTGGAAGAAAACGCTGCAAACCCGAACTACGTCCGCCGTAACCTTTTAACAAAGGGCGCTGTAATAAGGACTGAACTCGGCAGAGCAAAAGTAGTCTCAAGACCAGGTCAGGACGGCGTTGTAAACGCAGTTCTTATCGAATAA
- a CDS encoding DUF2240 family protein — MLKQTIASPFKSMRKDGLKKNEIIYYLTLDRRWMNKDQAEKVIKIGLEEGLLTKEKDMLSPAFDASSVEIPIGFKPGSEILKRRDPVEEILGRIAEKNKAEISKVTAEMNELIRVNFDGHLSAAAASVILARKYGVPFEEYLSELKKQAKVT; from the coding sequence ATGCTGAAACAGACCATTGCCTCACCTTTTAAGAGTATGAGAAAGGACGGGCTGAAAAAAAATGAGATAATATATTACCTGACTCTTGACAGAAGATGGATGAATAAGGATCAGGCTGAAAAAGTTATTAAAATCGGCCTTGAAGAGGGCCTTCTGACGAAGGAGAAAGATATGTTATCCCCGGCCTTTGATGCATCATCCGTTGAGATACCAATAGGTTTTAAGCCGGGTTCTGAGATCCTGAAAAGAAGAGATCCTGTGGAGGAGATACTCGGAAGGATTGCAGAGAAGAATAAGGCTGAAATCTCAAAAGTTACGGCTGAGATGAATGAACTTATCAGAGTTAATTTTGACGGGCATTTAAGTGCAGCTGCCGCATCTGTGATTCTTGCAAGGAAATATGGTGTTCCGTTTGAGGAATACCTTTCAGAGCTTAAAAAACAGGCTAAAGTTACCTGA
- a CDS encoding 30S ribosomal protein S6e, with amino-acid sequence MADFKVVLSDPKTGISYKVEAAGAMAGALMGKKLGETVSADALGFEGYKIELTGATDRTGIPARKDLPGAGKRKLLLSESTGFRPTYDGQRQRKTIRASEITSDFVQINAKVVEYGKKDLAAYFAPEEAEAAAE; translated from the coding sequence ATGGCAGATTTCAAAGTAGTCCTGTCCGACCCAAAGACCGGCATCTCCTATAAAGTTGAGGCCGCAGGTGCAATGGCAGGCGCATTAATGGGCAAAAAGCTCGGAGAGACAGTAAGTGCAGATGCACTTGGATTTGAAGGATATAAGATCGAACTTACGGGTGCAACCGACAGAACCGGAATTCCGGCAAGAAAGGATCTCCCCGGTGCAGGCAAGAGGAAACTTCTTCTCTCTGAGAGCACAGGTTTCCGCCCTACCTATGACGGACAGCGCCAGAGAAAGACGATCCGTGCATCTGAGATAACATCAGATTTCGTTCAGATCAACGCAAAAGTTGTAGAATACGGAAAGAAAGATCTTGCAGCATATTTTGCCCCTGAAGAGGCAGAAGCCGCAGCAGAATAA
- the infB gene encoding translation initiation factor IF-2 → MAKKKKKSGNSEAEGSIRTPIVCVLGHVDHGKTSLLDRIRGSSVVNKEAGAITQHIGATIVPLDAIEEMSGTKGKVKFDVPGLLFIDTPGHHAFTTLRSRGGALADMAILVADINEGFQPQTIEALEILKSYKTPFVVAATKVDRIHGWRVNENAPFAACYKAQNERVQMMLETKIYELVGALSERGINCERYDRISDFQKNVAIVPVSGITGEGIPDLLMVMIGLAQRYMTENLALTVEGPGCGTVLEVKEEKGLGITLDVILYDGSLKVGDEIAVGGDNEVITTKVRSLLQPRPMQEILTEDKFERVKSVNAARGIKVAAPGLEGAVAGSPFRVIKGNRDEIIENVRHEMEDIEVKLSDDGIFIKADTIGALEALSKELEKHEIPVFRAEVGPVSRHDIIEVATIRDPLRSVLLAFNTPLLPDAIDSLAEKENVQLFESKVIYHLIDDYVEWEEKTRRELEKQSFEKIIMPAKISLLPDCVFRQSNPAVVGVRVLGGKLTTGVNLVLPDGRRIGKIKQMKSGQDNIQEAHEGKEVAISIEGATVGRQIDVGDVLYVEIPERHVKVLETEMLSHLNASMIDVLEEFTNIKRKEDPFWGK, encoded by the coding sequence ATGGCGAAAAAGAAGAAGAAATCAGGGAACTCAGAAGCAGAAGGGTCGATAAGAACACCTATTGTCTGTGTACTTGGTCACGTCGATCACGGCAAGACATCCCTGCTTGACAGGATAAGGGGATCTTCAGTAGTAAATAAGGAAGCTGGCGCAATAACCCAGCACATAGGTGCAACAATTGTTCCTCTCGATGCAATCGAGGAGATGAGCGGAACAAAAGGCAAAGTGAAATTCGACGTACCCGGCCTGTTATTCATAGACACGCCGGGACACCATGCCTTCACAACCCTCCGTTCCAGGGGCGGTGCACTTGCCGACATGGCGATTCTCGTTGCCGATATTAATGAAGGTTTTCAGCCCCAGACGATCGAAGCCCTTGAAATACTGAAATCCTATAAAACACCCTTCGTAGTTGCGGCGACAAAGGTTGACAGAATCCACGGATGGCGTGTAAACGAGAACGCACCTTTTGCGGCCTGCTACAAGGCCCAGAACGAGAGAGTCCAGATGATGCTTGAGACAAAGATCTATGAGCTTGTCGGGGCACTGTCTGAGCGTGGAATTAACTGCGAAAGGTATGACCGGATTTCAGACTTCCAGAAAAATGTAGCTATAGTGCCGGTGAGCGGCATAACCGGTGAAGGAATACCTGATCTTTTAATGGTCATGATCGGCCTTGCCCAGCGCTACATGACAGAAAACCTTGCACTCACAGTTGAAGGGCCAGGATGCGGCACTGTCCTTGAAGTGAAGGAAGAGAAAGGCCTTGGTATAACACTTGACGTAATTCTCTACGACGGCAGCCTCAAAGTGGGGGACGAGATAGCAGTCGGAGGAGATAACGAAGTTATCACAACGAAAGTGAGGTCCCTGCTTCAGCCAAGGCCTATGCAGGAGATTCTCACCGAGGATAAATTCGAGCGTGTAAAATCTGTCAACGCCGCAAGGGGAATTAAGGTCGCAGCCCCGGGACTTGAAGGTGCTGTTGCCGGATCACCTTTCCGGGTTATTAAGGGCAACAGGGACGAAATTATTGAAAATGTCCGCCATGAGATGGAAGACATAGAGGTCAAACTCTCAGATGACGGAATATTCATCAAGGCAGACACCATCGGTGCACTTGAAGCTCTTTCCAAAGAGCTTGAAAAGCATGAAATCCCGGTCTTCAGGGCGGAGGTCGGTCCGGTAAGCAGGCATGACATAATCGAGGTCGCAACGATACGCGACCCATTACGATCTGTACTCCTGGCATTCAACACACCACTACTTCCGGATGCGATAGACTCACTGGCAGAAAAAGAGAATGTCCAGCTCTTTGAAAGTAAGGTCATATATCATCTTATTGATGACTACGTGGAATGGGAGGAGAAGACAAGGCGTGAGCTGGAAAAGCAGAGCTTTGAGAAGATCATCATGCCTGCAAAGATCTCACTTCTTCCGGATTGTGTCTTCCGGCAGAGCAACCCGGCCGTTGTTGGTGTAAGGGTGCTTGGCGGCAAACTTACAACCGGTGTAAACCTCGTATTGCCGGACGGCAGAAGAATCGGAAAGATCAAACAGATGAAGTCCGGTCAGGACAATATCCAGGAGGCGCATGAGGGCAAAGAGGTTGCAATCTCAATTGAAGGCGCAACTGTGGGGCGGCAGATCGATGTCGGCGATGTTCTGTATGTCGAAATTCCGGAGCGCCATGTAAAAGTCCTTGAAACTGAGATGCTTTCGCACTTAAACGCCAGTATGATTGATGTTTTGGAGGAGTTTACAAATATTAAGAGAAAGGAAGATCCCTTCTGGGGTAAGTAG
- a CDS encoding type II toxin-antitoxin system VapC family toxin — translation MFILDSTFLIDLIRSRNSTRHKKALAFLDEIVKSGETFSTTFVNVYELYKGAYGTKDIGDSIEKVNDILNVIPVISHSNSFYASYGELAAKLKENGTPIGKFDELVAAIVIYQSANNPDVKLVTNNTKDFIRVLTPSKIINH, via the coding sequence ATGTTCATTCTTGACAGTACTTTTTTAATTGACCTGATAAGAAGCCGGAACAGCACCAGACATAAAAAAGCCCTTGCGTTCCTTGATGAAATTGTTAAGAGCGGCGAAACCTTCAGTACGACATTTGTGAATGTTTACGAACTCTATAAAGGTGCATACGGAACAAAAGACATTGGGGATTCAATAGAAAAAGTAAATGATATTTTGAATGTAATTCCTGTAATTAGCCATTCAAACAGTTTTTACGCATCATATGGGGAATTAGCTGCAAAACTTAAGGAGAATGGAACCCCTATTGGTAAATTTGATGAGCTTGTTGCAGCCATTGTGATTTATCAGAGTGCAAATAATCCGGATGTAAAACTTGTCACCAACAACACGAAGGATTTCATAAGGGTCCTTACACCTTCAAAAATCATAAACCACTGA
- a CDS encoding antitoxin VapB family protein has protein sequence MSKTVTLSDEAYDRLKKWKSNDDESLSSVILRTIPRVATPEELHEAISKIGRLSDEDADIMVKSVEED, from the coding sequence ATGTCCAAAACAGTGACCCTTTCAGATGAGGCATATGACAGGCTGAAGAAATGGAAAAGCAACGATGATGAAAGTCTTTCAAGTGTAATTCTAAGGACTATACCAAGAGTTGCCACTCCTGAAGAACTGCATGAAGCTATTAGTAAGATTGGCCGTCTCTCAGATGAAGATGCTGATATAATGGTTAAGAGTGTTGAAGAGGATTGA
- a CDS encoding ATP-binding protein, giving the protein MDIFLYLPGSIEEVIRSTSPPELYRNRFLATAMVNLNMIDTIGTGIKKIFMHQRERSFPMPDYDLSVSGSVKVTITGKILDEKYTKLLVKRKDLTLFDVIALDKVQKGQVISGDEFKSLKSKKLIEGRRPNNLYISFDVAEKMDLKAEYIRNLSFDKAHFKFLIISYLENFDHASRSEIDRLLWDKVSDTMDDEQKKSFIKNLLQEMRKEGIIRRKGATRTGFWKLNNN; this is encoded by the coding sequence TTGGATATCTTCCTGTATCTGCCCGGAAGTATAGAAGAGGTCATCAGGAGTACTTCACCTCCGGAATTATACAGAAACCGTTTCCTTGCCACTGCTATGGTCAATCTCAATATGATTGATACAATAGGGACGGGGATTAAGAAGATATTTATGCATCAGCGTGAGAGGTCTTTTCCTATGCCGGATTATGATCTGAGCGTTTCAGGGAGCGTTAAGGTCACAATTACCGGAAAAATCCTTGACGAAAAATATACAAAACTTCTTGTTAAGAGGAAGGATTTAACCCTGTTTGATGTTATTGCTCTTGATAAAGTTCAGAAAGGGCAGGTGATTTCCGGGGATGAATTTAAATCACTGAAGTCAAAAAAACTAATCGAAGGGAGGCGGCCAAATAACCTCTATATATCCTTTGATGTTGCAGAAAAAATGGATTTAAAGGCAGAATATATCAGGAACCTCTCTTTTGACAAGGCTCATTTTAAATTTCTGATTATCTCCTATCTGGAAAACTTTGACCATGCATCCAGAAGTGAAATTGACAGACTGTTATGGGACAAAGTATCAGATACGATGGACGATGAACAAAAAAAGTCTTTCATTAAAAATCTCCTTCAGGAAATGCGGAAAGAAGGAATAATCAGAAGAAAAGGAGCCACAAGAACTGGTTTCTGGAAGCTAAATAACAATTAA
- a CDS encoding restriction endonuclease subunit S domain-containing protein, translated as MKSKTDQMDKTDNGDSGDNKTISSDILTENFDTITKANGGIKKLRELILQLAVQGKLVPQNPGDEPASVLLEKIKDEKQNLIKTGQIKKQKPLPPIDEDEVPYDLPEGWIWTRLGHIIQKIQSGGTPSKINSRYWDGEIFWASVKDLGSDKYLYSTQHKITQKAIDESKSKIIPKNTVII; from the coding sequence ATGAAATCAAAGACAGATCAAATGGATAAAACAGACAACGGGGATAGTGGGGATAACAAAACAATATCATCAGACATCCTGACAGAAAACTTCGATACAATAACAAAGGCAAACGGCGGCATAAAAAAACTCCGTGAACTAATCCTTCAGCTTGCAGTGCAGGGCAAACTTGTCCCCCAAAACCCCGGTGACGAACCGGCATCCGTCCTCCTCGAAAAAATCAAAGACGAAAAGCAGAACCTCATAAAAACCGGCCAGATTAAGAAGCAAAAACCCCTACCCCCCATAGACGAAGATGAAGTGCCATACGATTTGCCGGAAGGATGGATCTGGACAAGATTAGGACATATTATTCAAAAAATCCAAAGTGGAGGAACTCCCAGTAAAATAAATTCCAGATATTGGGACGGTGAAATTTTCTGGGCCAGTGTAAAAGATTTAGGAAGCGACAAATATTTATATTCAACCCAACATAAAATAACTCAAAAGGCAATAGATGAAAGTAAATCCAAAATAATCCCAAAAAACACGGTGATTATTTGA
- a CDS encoding transposase, which produces MWSDRYFCCTIGNVSKTAITKYIREQG; this is translated from the coding sequence TTGTGGAGCGACAGATATTTCTGTTGCACCATTGGAAATGTTAGTAAAACTGCAATTACGAAATATATACGAGAACAAGGATGA